ATTGTCGCTACATAGCCAATGCTTTTGTGATTGTTTTTTTCCTCTCTGAGTGCCAGTTGCAAATCAGCAGCTGATGTAAAAGTTTTCATCTTTTTCCTCCATAAAGTTCAGAAAGCTGCTCTTCCTTCATTGTAAAAGTATGTTCTTCCGACGGAAAATCTTTAGATTTCACTTCATTCACAAAGCTTGTAATCGATTGACCAATCAGTTCATTTGCATCTCCATAAACTTTTACGAATTTCGCTAGCCGGTCTACCCCATACTTGATGACATCATGGTAAACGAGGACTTGGCCATCTGTTTCTGCGCCTGCCCCAATTCCAATGGTTGGAATTTCCAGGTTCCGTGTGACGAGTTCCCCCACTTGATGTGGAACACATTCAAATACTACTGCCATCGCCCCTGCCGCTTCACACTTTTTCGCATCTTCCAAGAGCTGTGCTGCACTTTCGGCATCTTTTCCTTGCACTTTATATCCGCCCAGAACGCCGACTGATTGAGGAGTCAAGCCAAGATGGGCTACAACAGGGATGCCCGCCTTCGTCAACGCTGATATTTTTTCAACAACATCATCCGCGCCCTCAAGCTTCACGGCATCCGCATGACCTTCCTGCATGATTCGGGCTGCATTCTTGAGTGTTTCATCCATAGATAGGTGATAGCTCATAAAGGGCATGTCCGTCACGACAAATGTATTTGGTGCCCCGCGTTTTACTGCCTTTGTATGATGGATCATGTCATTCACCGTAACTGGAATCGTTGATTCATATCCCAATACGACCATTCCTAAAGAATCGCCGACTAAAATCATGTCCACACCTGATTGTTCGGCTAACTTTGCTGACGGGTAATCATAAGCCGTCAGCATGACAATTTTCTCTTGATTTTGTTTCATTTTCAAAAAATCTCCGGACAATTTCATTACGTTTCCTCCTTTTGATGGAGGAGATGAAAACATCAGCGAAAACTGGTGTCTATACATTCATGCGCAAAAAAAAGACTGACTAAAAAAGTATCTGTTTCGCTACGAAAAATGGCTTAAAAAGCCAAATATCGACACAGACTTATCTTTTAGTCAATCTTTGTTTCATCAGAAGTTTCATCCCTCCGTCCCCGTCCAGTTCTCTGGATCAAGGCAGATTTTCAAATAATTTGGTATTTATGGGGGTGCAGTTCACATTAGATACTGCCCACTTGCATTATATCAAGCCAAATTAAAAATTTCTATTTAATTTTCACGAATTTGACAAAATCTACTGAATTTCAATATCTGCGGAATATATCGAGTGTACGGTTCCTTTTCCGTCTTCAAGAAGTAAAACGCCTGAATCCGTTATCCCCAATGCTTTACCGACAATCGTGTCATTAACGGTACTGGCTTTGATAACCTGGCCAAGACTGATCGCATAACTTTCCCATAAATCCTTTATTGGCATGAAGCCTTGATCTAAATAGAGTTCGTACAAATTTTCGAGACGGAACAATGCTCGTTGAATGACCTTGGATCTTGAAACCGTTCCTCCACTTTCTATGAGAAGGGAAGAAGCCTTTTCCTGCAGTTCTTCAGGAAAATCCTCCAATTGCTGATTGATATTCATTCCAATTCCGACAATGACAGAATGGATTCTATCTGACTCCGCCTGCATCTCCGTCAGGATGCCCACCACTTTCTTGCGATTCACCAAAATATCATTCGGCCACTTTATTTGTGGCTTCAAATCAGTGGTATCCTCTATAGCCTGAGCCACAGCGACTGCTGCCAATAATGTAAGTTGCGGAGCCTCATGAATCGGGATTTTCGGTCTTAGGATCAGACTCATCCATATGCCGCTGAATTTCGGGGAATGCCAAGATCTCATTAGCCTTCCTTTTCCGGATAACTGCTCCTCGGCAACGACGAGGGTTCCCTCCTGAACGCCTTCATTTGCTAGTTGATGCGCAATTTTTTGAGTGGATTCTACAGTTTCCTGATAGTGGATCATCTTGCCGATCGTTTTTGTTTCCAAGCCAAGTTGTATTTCGCTCTCTGACACTTTTTCCGGAGCTGATATGATCCGGTAGCCTTTTTTCCTAACGGCTTCCACGTTATATCCTTCACTGCGCAGGTCTTCTATATGCTTCCAGACAGCTGTGCGCGAACAGCCAATGTATTCAGCAATTTCCTGACCAGATATGAACGCACCATCCGCTTTCGAGAGGGCTTCCATCAGCTTTGTTCTTAACTCAGATTGCATTTCACCAGCCACCTCTTAATTTCTTCTTTATCATTTCTTAATTCTTCATTCAAGACCGCTTTCAATATTTTTTCCAAGTATTCTTTGACCCATGGACCTGGCTTTTCTTGTTTCCAATTCAATAAATCCGTCCCCGAAACGGCAAGATCCGACATTTCTTTAATAATAAGTTCATTGTAGCGCCGATGTGCATTCTCCTCCGCATCCGATACATTACCGCCAGTCAGGGCCGCCTTGACTTTAGCAGCTTGTACAGTTACGCCATGACCTGCCTGAAATACATCGATGGCTGATGGTTCTTTCTTCACTAGCTGTATCGTACGTTGAATGTTTCTTATCGTTTTCAATGGCAGCTTCCATGACCTCAAAGCCTTTTCCAGTTCCTGATCCTTTGTGTGAACCATGATTATAGACCATATTTCTGCCGCTTTTAGCTGATGAAGAGGCAGGTTCAGTAAGTCCATTAAATGATCTTTTTTACTGGAGAATAGAGGCAGGTATTGATATAATCCGCTTTCCAGCAAGAGTGAGAAAGCCCTTATCTTATTGGAGCCGGCCACTAGCTTCTCAAATTCAACCAGGATTCTTTCGACAGCGATTTCACTGATGATCTGGGCGTTCTCTTTAAGGGAATCAAAGGTTTCTTGATCCAGGTCAAAATCAAGTTGACTGACGAACCTTAAAGCACGCATCATTCTCAATGCATCCTCATGAAACCTTTCATGCGGGTTGCCAACCGTGATAATCCTTTTTTCTGCCAAATCACGCTTACCATTAAATGGATCGATGATCTTTCCGGTCTTGTCCATTGCCATTGCATTCATCGTAAAATCTCTTCTTTGCAAATCCTCAGTCAAAGAACGGACAAATTGTACAGAATCGGGTCTGCGAAAGTCCGAATACCCGCTTTCCGTTCTAAACGTCGTAATTTCGTATGTACCCGTATCCGTAATGACAAGCACTGTTCCGTGGTCGATTCCAATATCAGCCGTATTAGGAAAAATCCTTTTGATTTCCTGGGGTGTTGCGGAAGTGGCGATGTCCACATCGTTTATGGGCCTGCCAAGGATATAATCCCTTACAGAGCCGCCAACGAAATAAGCCTCGTATCCAGCTTCTTCAATCACTTCAAGAATGGGTACTGATTTTAAGAATAACCGATCCATCAGCATCCCCTCCCTATTCCATGGATTTACCTTCAAGTGCTTGAATGTAGATGGTTTCATACTCTGTCATGATCGTATCGGAGTGAAAATTAGTATTGGCCCTTTCCAGAGCAGCTTCAGAAAAGCGTTTATGTAAAATCGGGTCGCTTAAAAGTCCAACCGCTTTTTCAGCAACCATATTGACATCTCCCAATTCACAAATATAACCAGTCTCCCCATCAACGATGACTTCAGGAATCCCTCCGATATTCGTCCCAATACAAGGAACTCCACATGCCATCGCCTCAAGCAACACAAGTCCGAAACTCTCTTTTTCCGATAACAGGAATATCAAATCACTGATTGAATATAATTCGGCAAGGTTATCCTGCTTACCAAGAAACAAGACCGAATCATCGATTCCAAGATCTTTAGCCAATTTCAATACAGTTGTCACTTCTGGCCCGTCTCCTACAAGTAGAAGCTTTGCAGGCATTTTCTTTTGAGTTAAATAAAACGCCTGGATAACGTCTTTCACTCGCTTGACCGAACGGAAATTCGAAACATGGATGATCACTTTTTCATCTTCACTGATTCCGTATTCATCCTTAAGGTAATCGGAATTAGATTTATGGTAATCTCTCTCATCAATAAAATTATAGACGGTTTTGATTTCCTTTTCCGGCGCGATTAATTCGTGCGTTTGCTGAACAAGGGAATTAGATACTCCTGTAACGACATCTGATTGCTCTATCCCGAATTTTATTAAATTGGTCAATGAGGGATCATGGCCTAATACGGTTATGTCCGTACCATGCAGTGTGGTTACGATCTTTACTTCATTACCTGACATCTGCTTTGCAAGGATCGCACAAACAGCATGTGGAATTGCATAATGAACGTGAAGGATATCTAATTTCTCCCGTTTTACGACATCCGCTATCTTGCTAGCAAGAGCCAGGTCATATGGTGGATATTGAAAAACTGAATACGAGTTCACTTCAACCTGGTGATAAAAAATATTACAGTACATCTTATTCAAGCGAAAAGGGAGGCTTGAAGAAATGAAATGTATTTCATGTCCTTTTTCTGCAAGCATCTTACCTAATTCAGTTGCTACGACACCAGAACCCCCAACTGTAGGGTAACAGGTAATTCCAATTTTTAATTTCATAAGCTTATTTTTCTCCTAACAAGTCGGCATCGATCAGTAACGGTTTTTTTGTCATGAATCCCTCCGCATAGGCGACACCCACTTCTTTACCGAACATCCGCTCCCGTGACTCTACAGTCTCGATATATCCATTAACTAGCGGTGTTTCTACAGATATTTGACTTTTTTCGAATTGGCTGCCATATGCCCTAAGGCTATCCAGCTTTTTCGATATTGTAGAAGTGATGTCCACGACGAAGTCCGGTTTGTGAAACCCATTGATCATATAATAGTACATATTTTGGACACGATGAGAATCCAGGCCTTCTTCTTCCATATACTTTCTTACTCCTGCCGAAAAAACTGCTTCCTCCACTAATTTGGCACAGTTACCATGATCCGGATGGCGATCTTCCAAAAATGGGGCAAATACAAGGGCAGGTTTATATTGCCGAATGACCGTAATGATTTGATTTATGTATTCCGCTTTCATGTATAGTCCCCGGTCGGGTAAATCAAGGGAAATCCTCGTCACCCCAAGGACTTCAGCAGCCTTATGCGCTTCCTCTTGCCGCAATGGAACGGTTCCATTGGATGACATTTCAGCTTTTGTCAAATCACAAATGACAATTTTCCTGCCTTGTTGCACATATTTAGCGATTGTGCCGCCCATACCGATTTCAACATCATCCGCATGTGCGCCAAAAGCCAGGATATCTATGTTACTTTTGTTTTTCATTTATCTCACCTTGTTTTTGCCGTAGTTTTAGCCAGTCCATATACCCATGTTTCAATCCTTGTATAAGCACTTCTGCTGTGCCCATATTTGTCGCCAAGGGAATTTCATATACATCTGATAGTCGTATAAGCGCCGATACATCAGGTTCATGCGGCTGTGATGTCAAAGGATCGCGGAAAAATAGGATCATGTCCATTTCTCCGCGTGCAATCATTGCACCTATTTCCTGATCCCCGCCAAGAGGTCCTGAATGAAAACGATGGACAGGCAGTGATACTTCTTCCATGATTCTTTTCCCGGTCGTACCTGTTGCAAATAATTCATGCTGCTCAAATACAGCTTTATAGGCTGTTACAAATTGAATGATATCTTCTTTTTTCTTATCATGGGCAATTAAGGCAATTTTCATCGTAAATCCTCCTGATCCCTTATTCGATAATATTTTCCAGGCCGTATACAAGAACATCCAATTTCATGACGGTATCGACAGCAAGTTTGACTCCTGACATGAAGGACGCTCGATTAAAGGAATCATGCCGAACCGTCAATAGCTCTCCATCACTTCCGAAAAGCACCTGTTGATGGGCAACCAGTCCCGGTAGCCGTACACTGTGGATATGCATGCCATCTACATTTGCACCTCTTGCCCCCTGGATGGTTTCTTTTTCATTAGGGTGCCCCTGTTGTTTTGTTTCACGTACCGCTGCAATCATGTCTGCCGTTTTGGAAGCAGTGCCAGAAGGTGCATCCAGTTTTTGATCATGGTGCATTTCTATGATTTCTACATCAGGGAAATACTTTGCAGCCATTTGGGAAAACTTCATCATCAAAATGGCTCCAATTGCAAAGTTTGGCGCGATGATGCAACCAATGCCCTTTTCTTTTGTTAATGAATCCAGTTTCGCTAAATCTTCCTTAGTAAAACCAGTCGTTCCCACTACAGGGCGGATACCATGATTAAGTGCCGTTTCGGTATGGAACATCCCCACTTCCGGTGTGGTCAAATCGATCAATACGTCCGCCTTTATAGAAGAAAAACATTCATTTATATCCGAAAAAACCGGCGCTTCAATACCGTGAAAACCTTCTATCGCGGAGATGCTTTCCCCGTTATGCTTGCGATCTATGACAGCTGCCAATTCAAACCCTTCTGTCCTATGTACAAGCTTCACCGCTTCATTTCCCATTCTGCCACGTGGACCAGCTACAATCACTTTCACTTTACTCATCTTTACCTTCCTCCTCCATTTTCTCTTCTTTTCTTGTCCATCTATCTTTATCACGGGTTGTAAACTTTTCCATCACCAAATCATGCGAGTTTTGAAGGTCAATCCCTAAAGAATTGGCAAAACAAATCAACACAAAAAGCATGTCCCCTAATTCCGCTTCAATCGAATTCTCTTCCTCTGTTGCCTTCTTTGGTTTTTCACCATGGTAATGATTGACTTCCCTAGCCAATTCACCAAGTTCTTCAGACAAACGGGCGAGCATGGCCAGAGGGCTGAAATATCCTTCTTTAAATTGTCCTATGTATTGGTCGACTTCCGCTTGCATTTGTTGGATCGTCTTATGCTTTTCCATATCGTCACCCATTCTTGATTTTCGTTTTCAAACATCATACCTTCTCCATGTTAGCTAAAAGTGAAACAGAAGACAACAGATACGTTCGCGAATCAAAATTGCCCATAGTTGGTTAATTAGTTATAATAAGTAAATTGATGATATGCAAACCTTTGGAGGTATGGGACATGCTTTTGGGCTTAAAATTGAAAAATATTATATTCATCCTTTTTGGGGCTGGAATATTCGCCTTTGGCCTCGTGCATTTTAACATGCAGAACAACTTGGCCGAAGGCGGATTCACCGGTCTCACCTTGATTATATATCAACTTATCGGGATAAATCCTTCTTATTCTAATTTGATTTTGAATATTCCCTTATTTTTAATTGGGTGGAAATATTTAGGGCGCACATCTTTCTTTTATACGATTATCGGCACGGTCGGCCTCTCCGTTTGGCTTTGGATATTCGAGAGATACGAAATTGAAATCGATCTCGGAAACGATTTGATGCTGGTGGCATTGTTTGCCGGGGTTTCTGTTGGTATCGGGCTGGGCATCATCTTTCGCTACGGCGGGACAACAGGCGGAGTGGATATCATCGCCCGTTTTGCCCATCGTTACTTGGGGATGGGCATGGGACGGACCATGTTCATCTTTGATGCCGTCGTCATTGGCCTGTCCATCCTAACCTACCTTGATTACCGGCAAGCGATGTATACCCTCGTTGCCGTATTTATAGGTGCCAGAGTAATCGACTTTATGCAAGAAGGGGCCTATGCTGCTAGAGGTGCAATGATCATTAGTGATAAAAACAAGCAAATTGCTGAAAAAATCATGAATGATATGGAGCGGGGCGTAACCGTATTAAGGGGATATGGGTCCTTTACACGCAATGACCGGGAAGTACTCTACTGTGTTGTTGGTAAAAATGAACTAGTCCGCTTAAAGACTGCCATAACATCGGTGGACCCTCATGCATTTGTATCTGTAAGTGAAGTGCATGATGTATTGGGTGAGGGCTTTACCCTTGATGAAAACAAGAATCCCATTGAAAGGTAATCCTTTATTTGTGGCATACCAATGGAATGCAATCCTTATGAATGTTGCCCTACTAACTGAATTTTATTAGCAATGTGAAGCAAATACTTTTAAAAATAAAAAAGGACCCCATCCCAAGATGGAGTCCTTTTTCAAATTAATCCTCTTCCCTCATTCCTGTATACATAAGCAGAAGACGAACTAATTCCAGAACGGCTACAAGAGCAGCAGCAACATAAGTCATCGCAGCGGCATTTAATACTTTTTTCGTTTCCCGTTCTTCATCATTCCGGATGACCCCAACGGAAACGAGTTGATCCATCGCCCGAGAAGAAGCATTGAATTCAACAGGCAGGGTTATCACTTGGAACAATACAGCGGCTGCCATAAATACGATACCCGCCAATAGCAACCCAGGAATTGAAGCTAACATCCCGATTAAAATCAAAATCCAAGATATGTTAGAGCCAAAATTAGCTACCGGTACTAATGCATGGCGGAAACGCAAGAATGCATATGCTTCTTTATCTTGAATCGCATGTCCAACTTCATGGGCTGCAACCGCTACACCGGCAACTGAATGGCCGTGATAGTTATTAGATGATAAACGCACCGTTTTATCCCTTGGGTCATAATGGTCTGAAAGCATTCCAGGTGTCTCTTCGACCCTGACATTGAACAGTCCATTTTGATCCAAGATGGCCCGCGCAGTCTCAGCACCATTCATACCAGAAGAGGCCGATACCTTTGAATATTTTTTATACGTGCTTTTCACTTTCATTTGTGCATAAATCGGGATTAAAATGATAATCGCCAAATAAATGAAATACATGGTATCCTCCTATAACTATTATTACTCTTAATTCTATGGATTGAAGGCAACCATGTCAAATATAGTGTTCTCTTCCCGTGTCTTTTTAATCATTATGCTCTTTCCTTGGTTTTTCCCTATCACCTTTATATTTTCTCCAGCCTACATATGAAAGCGTCATGATAATGATTGAGCCTGTCGATATGATGACCCACCAAAGGGAAGGATCTGTATCATCTTCCCCCATTTCATCAAAAATGGTGCTTAGTTCGTTTTGCAGCGCATCCAGTTCCTTTTGACTTTCTCCATCACTGATTACCTCAGGACGGTATTGGTTGATGTATTGGATCCTCGTGTCCAGTTGCTGCATCGTTTCTTTAGAAAGGTCGACTTTCAAGCTTGGATATATCATTTCATATTGTGATAGGAATAAGTTCAATTGGCTATTGAATGTAATTGTGTCTTGATTGATCGCGGCGTTCTTTGTTTGCTGGAAGGAATTCATCATTTGATCCTCCAT
The DNA window shown above is from Peribacillus sp. FSL P2-0133 and carries:
- the panB gene encoding 3-methyl-2-oxobutanoate hydroxymethyltransferase gives rise to the protein MKLSGDFLKMKQNQEKIVMLTAYDYPSAKLAEQSGVDMILVGDSLGMVVLGYESTIPVTVNDMIHHTKAVKRGAPNTFVVTDMPFMSYHLSMDETLKNAARIMQEGHADAVKLEGADDVVEKISALTKAGIPVVAHLGLTPQSVGVLGGYKVQGKDAESAAQLLEDAKKCEAAGAMAVVFECVPHQVGELVTRNLEIPTIGIGAGAETDGQVLVYHDVIKYGVDRLAKFVKVYGDANELIGQSITSFVNEVKSKDFPSEEHTFTMKEEQLSELYGGKR
- a CDS encoding biotin--[acetyl-CoA-carboxylase] ligase, with the translated sequence MQSELRTKLMEALSKADGAFISGQEIAEYIGCSRTAVWKHIEDLRSEGYNVEAVRKKGYRIISAPEKVSESEIQLGLETKTIGKMIHYQETVESTQKIAHQLANEGVQEGTLVVAEEQLSGKGRLMRSWHSPKFSGIWMSLILRPKIPIHEAPQLTLLAAVAVAQAIEDTTDLKPQIKWPNDILVNRKKVVGILTEMQAESDRIHSVIVGIGMNINQQLEDFPEELQEKASSLLIESGGTVSRSKVIQRALFRLENLYELYLDQGFMPIKDLWESYAISLGQVIKASTVNDTIVGKALGITDSGVLLLEDGKGTVHSIYSADIEIQ
- a CDS encoding CCA tRNA nucleotidyltransferase — encoded protein: MDRLFLKSVPILEVIEEAGYEAYFVGGSVRDYILGRPINDVDIATSATPQEIKRIFPNTADIGIDHGTVLVITDTGTYEITTFRTESGYSDFRRPDSVQFVRSLTEDLQRRDFTMNAMAMDKTGKIIDPFNGKRDLAEKRIITVGNPHERFHEDALRMMRALRFVSQLDFDLDQETFDSLKENAQIISEIAVERILVEFEKLVAGSNKIRAFSLLLESGLYQYLPLFSSKKDHLMDLLNLPLHQLKAAEIWSIIMVHTKDQELEKALRSWKLPLKTIRNIQRTIQLVKKEPSAIDVFQAGHGVTVQAAKVKAALTGGNVSDAEENAHRRYNELIIKEMSDLAVSGTDLLNWKQEKPGPWVKEYLEKILKAVLNEELRNDKEEIKRWLVKCNLS
- the bshA gene encoding N-acetyl-alpha-D-glucosaminyl L-malate synthase BshA codes for the protein MKLKIGITCYPTVGGSGVVATELGKMLAEKGHEIHFISSSLPFRLNKMYCNIFYHQVEVNSYSVFQYPPYDLALASKIADVVKREKLDILHVHYAIPHAVCAILAKQMSGNEVKIVTTLHGTDITVLGHDPSLTNLIKFGIEQSDVVTGVSNSLVQQTHELIAPEKEIKTVYNFIDERDYHKSNSDYLKDEYGISEDEKVIIHVSNFRSVKRVKDVIQAFYLTQKKMPAKLLLVGDGPEVTTVLKLAKDLGIDDSVLFLGKQDNLAELYSISDLIFLLSEKESFGLVLLEAMACGVPCIGTNIGGIPEVIVDGETGYICELGDVNMVAEKAVGLLSDPILHKRFSEAALERANTNFHSDTIMTEYETIYIQALEGKSME
- the bshB1 gene encoding bacillithiol biosynthesis deacetylase BshB1 yields the protein MKNKSNIDILAFGAHADDVEIGMGGTIAKYVQQGRKIVICDLTKAEMSSNGTVPLRQEEAHKAAEVLGVTRISLDLPDRGLYMKAEYINQIITVIRQYKPALVFAPFLEDRHPDHGNCAKLVEEAVFSAGVRKYMEEEGLDSHRVQNMYYYMINGFHKPDFVVDITSTISKKLDSLRAYGSQFEKSQISVETPLVNGYIETVESRERMFGKEVGVAYAEGFMTKKPLLIDADLLGEK
- a CDS encoding methylglyoxal synthase, with product MKIALIAHDKKKEDIIQFVTAYKAVFEQHELFATGTTGKRIMEEVSLPVHRFHSGPLGGDQEIGAMIARGEMDMILFFRDPLTSQPHEPDVSALIRLSDVYEIPLATNMGTAEVLIQGLKHGYMDWLKLRQKQGEINEKQK
- the dapB gene encoding 4-hydroxy-tetrahydrodipicolinate reductase, whose product is MSKVKVIVAGPRGRMGNEAVKLVHRTEGFELAAVIDRKHNGESISAIEGFHGIEAPVFSDINECFSSIKADVLIDLTTPEVGMFHTETALNHGIRPVVGTTGFTKEDLAKLDSLTKEKGIGCIIAPNFAIGAILMMKFSQMAAKYFPDVEIIEMHHDQKLDAPSGTASKTADMIAAVRETKQQGHPNEKETIQGARGANVDGMHIHSVRLPGLVAHQQVLFGSDGELLTVRHDSFNRASFMSGVKLAVDTVMKLDVLVYGLENIIE
- a CDS encoding nucleotide pyrophosphohydrolase — translated: MEKHKTIQQMQAEVDQYIGQFKEGYFSPLAMLARLSEELGELAREVNHYHGEKPKKATEEENSIEAELGDMLFVLICFANSLGIDLQNSHDLVMEKFTTRDKDRWTRKEEKMEEEGKDE
- a CDS encoding YitT family protein — its product is MLLGLKLKNIIFILFGAGIFAFGLVHFNMQNNLAEGGFTGLTLIIYQLIGINPSYSNLILNIPLFLIGWKYLGRTSFFYTIIGTVGLSVWLWIFERYEIEIDLGNDLMLVALFAGVSVGIGLGIIFRYGGTTGGVDIIARFAHRYLGMGMGRTMFIFDAVVIGLSILTYLDYRQAMYTLVAVFIGARVIDFMQEGAYAARGAMIISDKNKQIAEKIMNDMERGVTVLRGYGSFTRNDREVLYCVVGKNELVRLKTAITSVDPHAFVSVSEVHDVLGEGFTLDENKNPIER
- a CDS encoding zinc metallopeptidase, producing the protein MYFIYLAIIILIPIYAQMKVKSTYKKYSKVSASSGMNGAETARAILDQNGLFNVRVEETPGMLSDHYDPRDKTVRLSSNNYHGHSVAGVAVAAHEVGHAIQDKEAYAFLRFRHALVPVANFGSNISWILILIGMLASIPGLLLAGIVFMAAAVLFQVITLPVEFNASSRAMDQLVSVGVIRNDEERETKKVLNAAAMTYVAAALVAVLELVRLLLMYTGMREED
- the ypjB gene encoding sporulation protein YpjB, producing MLKKFILTIAVLFVVLHFPVYAASSSSLEQLDDISDRALEMTKLKRYGDSEKMLTFFSDRFLKETAKEQILDMDELRIITVAHNEALMTIKDMNKGDSEKVNSVTKFRLVVDAVKSTHQPLWTEMEDQMMNSFQQTKNAAINQDTITFNSQLNLFLSQYEMIYPSLKVDLSKETMQQLDTRIQYINQYRPEVISDGESQKELDALQNELSTIFDEMGEDDTDPSLWWVIISTGSIIIMTLSYVGWRKYKGDREKPRKEHND